cttttttttttaaacaagaaattcCTTTCATAGAAAGGAGAAACTTTTACCATTAAAATAGAGTGATTATACCACGAgtatattacaaatatatacaaatattggCAGCTAGTTTCTAACATCAGCTGGTAAATGCTTACATGTTACCCTCTACCAATCTAATcaaaccaaaataataaaagaaagacaaaaaaaaaatctactactagcaggaacatttttttcatatgaataCAAAAACTTGCATAATAGATATTCACAGTGCTTGTAAGGTATTCATTGATTCATTCTCAGtctacacacacaaaaaaaatctccccaTCATACACATTTGTAACTTACAGTGCTGGGGGAAGCTGCATAGACCACTGAATGACGACAGACTTGGAGCGTTTGCCTTACCCACTAGCCATGAATAAATACAGGGAACCCCCATGTAGATACAAGGCAACGGAGACTCATGCAAGAGCTGATTACATTGCTGTCAGGCACTGGTATATTTTGTGAACCAGTAACACCAGGACTGCAGCATTTCACCAGTTCTAGTTAATGTTTGGTagctgtgaaaggaaaatacCAAGCTGCTTAATGGTTAATAAACACTTCAGTAAACTGGTCAGGCTGAGGCAGGTATGACTGTGATTGTCTTTGAGACAAATGTGCATGGATACGAGCACATGGAACACATGCCTGTTTTGTGACACCTTTCCAAATAATGATACCTGCTGAATTTTAGAGCCATTTTTCTTGGAGGTGCCCATCTCCCACAGCTTATGGCCACATAGGTCCCAGGTATCAGAGAAGTCTTGACTGGACTGTTCACAAGCAGCCGGATGTCCTTTCACCATTTAGGTCCACTTAGGAGAGCTTTTTTTAGATACTGTAAATATGCTTCAGGTACTCTAAAGGTATTTTGGCTTTGCTtggaaggatggaaaaaagGCTACGGTGAACACACATAATTGTTCattaagagaagaaagaacagcatGATCAAAGAGGGCACAGTCAATTAAGCTGTGGTTACAGTGAGTTGTATCcatcattcattcatttaaacaTACGGCTAACAGTTCGTGCTAGATTCGTCTACGAGGATGTACAGCCACTGATGTCACTTCAGCAAATACAGGTGCATCTGGTAGCCTGATGTTGTCTCTACACCGCATTCGCTTGCATAGAAACACTGAGATGACAGACCACAGATTTGCTATTTTGATAGTGTACAGGAATGCAATTCACCAGACAACTGCTAAGCCtgtcaaagcagcagcttgagCCCTCCCTCGTTGTGGTCTGacctccttcctttcccaaagCAGCCATCTTCATCTTCTGATTGATCAACACTGTACAACATACGTCCCCAATCAGCACAACAGCATCATTCGGCTTCTAGTTTGCCATAAAAACCAGTTAGTGTCCACCTGCTGTCCAAAGCAGGTTACGCATGGATCTAAGTACAAGCTTCCCAAATGTTGGGAATTGATGGGGAGGGGGTACTAACAGCGGGGGAAGACAGGGAAGGAAATCAAAAAACTATACATTTATTTGGATGTAACAGGGCAGCAGGGTGTTTTCCACACCAGACAAACGCCTTAATCAAACAGCATAATTACAGCTATTTTCCTGGCAAGCGCCAGCATGGCCAGCTCCACGGGACTCAAAATCACCCAATAAAATACCCCCGGTTCGATCTCCCCCGTGCCTCCATCATCACAGGCCCTACAGCATCGCTCACGCACACCTGCATGACCCATGCAGGACAAAGTTGAACACAGCCACTAGGAACTTTGCCTATCCAAAGCGACTTTCTCCAGTCCACACTTGCCCCCCAACGCAGAGTAAAAAATTCTAAGGAatagttttatgaaaaataaagaaaagaacaacataAAAAGTATGATTCAACTTAAGGGGTGATCATGCCCGGACAAATTCTCCAGTCACACTCCTGTCTTCAAGAGCCAGTCATTTAGTGCTCTTATTTGTCCTCTGTACGCTCACAGATGTCTGTTTGTTTCATCccttcccccctctctctcccaaGGATATAGGGATTTATTTACCAGTCTATACCATGGCAGTAGTAGAGACAGCTGACAGACAGTTCCAtttgttgcattaaaaaataaaataaaataaaacacagaaccTACATTGTATTTGGCTGGATGCttacatcaaaacaaaacaacaacaacaaaaaaacaaaacaagaaaaactcgTGGCAGAGCAAGTTTTGCTCCCAGTAAAGCAAACAGGCAACTTCTGTGCATTACAATCAGAAAAGGCTAGACTTTTCCATACACAGACATCCAAATACGCTCAGAGTATATCCTGGCCTGACAGCTGCTGGCAGTGTTGCAGCAGCACAAGCTCAAGACAACCAAACTATTTGTATAGTAGCATTAACATAAATGGACCacaagagaaaagcaggaagCTAAACAGTCATGGACCTTGTAAATATCTTTCTGATAAATGAATTCAGACACAAGGTTTGTTTCACCAGCTCAGTATCAATTTTGGTCCAGTTTTGggttgttttggtgttttttttggtcCCTACTAATGGTGCAGCCCACTTCCATTTTCTGCTTAACAGACCCTCCCAACGCCAACATTAAGTGCTACACTCCAGCTGATTTGCCCCGTAGTCAGGTCTGCAGAAGCGATGCCACTTACTGATTACGGAGTTGAGTAACAAAGCTGCTCAATCTCCTACAAGACCCAGTGACATCACACGCGTTAATGAGGTATATATTTCCATGGCGTGCTGTTTCCTGGTATGGAAGAGCTCCAATCTCATTACACCACGAACTCCTCTGGCAGCTGGTCCTCTCCCAGCAGATCCAAGGAGAGGCAGTTCATGGATCGCTTCCCGTAAAGGGCAGACTTGGTTTTGCAGTCCGCTGTGGAATAAACGCAGCCGTAGATAGACAGCTTATCCTCCAGGCTGCAGCCGAACGTGTAGCTGTGGGACGTGTCCGAAGATAGCGTGGCACTCAGTGGCGGGTGCCGGTGCTGGTAAAGGCGGATGTCATCCAAACTCTGGCTGTGCTGGTCCGTGCAGCTCCTGCCTTTGGGCGATTTGACCTGCCAGTTCAGTAAGATGCACGTGAATAACAATAATGAGCTCAGACACTGCCTAAGGATGCTGGCTACGCATGCTTCAAATTTTCCAAATTGTTCTTCCACTCCTTCAAACAGCCCCACCAGCCTTCTGAAGGATATTGGCTTAATGAAGAAGCTATGAAGTATTAAGAAATTACAAGTGTGTTCTGCCACCCTGCCTCACTGCACCAGATCCTAATCTCTACGCACCATGTCCTCTGCATCAAGTACAATGGACAAAACACCGGACAGGTATTAACAACATCTGAACAACCTGACACTTACACTGACTGCATGGTTCTGCTAATACGTGCATTAAAAAAGTACCCCAACTGTTTGAACACACCAAGATGAGGCTACTTGAAGTCTCAGGAGCTGAAAGGAAAGTTGAGAGCAACCATGCAAATTAATGGGTTAGTATCCAAAATTCACTAAGTGCAACATACACTTTAGTCTACATAACACTGCTCAGAAATGAAGACGACAAGAGCAACAAAACAGCAGTAATTCCCAGAGAAAGGTGTCATGCTACACAAGCTGTTGTGATGTGGCCTCTAGAGAGGCATTACTGACCATCCAAGACATTTCCAACTTCCCCAcctgttttttcttgctctctgtCTTGATAATCAGCTTCTACATgctaattttaatattaagccGAGACACTTCTGTTAGCAACACAGAGGAGTGCCTCCCAGTACTAAGTCTCTCACCTACACTGGATGGGAATTAGAAAACTACCCTGAGGAAATCCGTGTTGGCTCAGCTGTGCTCTCAGAAACAGGCATACGCCGCATGGTCCATCCAACACTAAGCAAACACAGTATTTGATGTGTACAAGTGCCATCAGGGGGAAGAGATGTCTCTTAATTGCTTAAGCAGTCCTGTGCTGATCAGAAACACTCTTATAAAACAGATGCCTCCCAATCAATTAACGTCCTAAGCGTGTGTTGGTGAAAGCATTAACATAAAACCAGTACTTTAAACAAGATACCTGCTCTTTGCCTTACTGTCTTAAGTCATTCAActcaaattcagaaataattacttTATGATTTGTACTGCACAGCGTTcagctttagaaataaaagcttggttattttttccacctcttACAGCACTTAACAGAGTACTTTGCTGATAAGTGAAAATTCCTTATCATTTTTGACTGGGTCCAGTAAGAAGCatgagaagtgaaaaaaagtcttaaagtGATTGAAGTccttgttcagaaaaaaatctaggagTATAGGGCAAAAGGatgaatagatttttaaaattcttttagcAGATAAGGCTAATGTGgatcaagaaagaaaactagaggcagaggcttttttttttttttttttacataaagaaACTAAACATTTCCACCCCTGTGGATACAAACTCAAAAAGATATTGTTCGGccttaaaaagacaaaataagctttttccAAAGTCCAACTTATGATATGACATATTTTACCATATATAGTTGTCTTTTCTCAAGGgttgaatgaaaataaaatgttgacaACAAAGACTTCAGCATACACATAGTATAATCACACAAATGATAGCTATTAGAGCTTGAGCATCTGGTTTTGCTCTGATGTGAGCTCCTTCTGGCTTCAGGAGCAGGAAGATGATCAAGTTTGCAACCCACATCCAAACTGCATGGATGGTCTTGGCTCTACGTTGTGCTGAAAATTTGCAAGtggtttattttccatttcctgtcTGGAAGCCTAAGGCAGATGATAGCTGGCTTGCAAGATTTCCACACTGGTCGCTCCAAACCTCTCTGTACTTTTCTGGACCCAAATGTTGCTCTCATCCTACTCCCAACAGGGGTCATTGGCCAACAGCTGCTTTCAGTTACACCATTTCAATCAGTCAAATACAGACCTATCAAGTTCACCTGATTTACAGCTGTCTCCATTACACTAGACTTTGGTTCAACGCCCACACACAGACCTTCCTACCAAGCACCACTCCTTACCTGATGAAGGGACTCCACACTTTGACCTCTCATTTTTATTAGTGTGACTTGCACCACAGACAGTGACTCCTGATTTACAGCtgcaaaggaggaggaaataagAAGTGTTACAGGTTTGAGTTTTTATTGGCAGAAAAGGGAAGTTGTTCTCACAGGCTACATTCAGACAGTGCTATCCTACAAATATGAGCATACATCACTAAGCACCCTCAATGTTCTGAGAGTTTTGCTCACAAATACCCCTTTTTGTCCCTAAGAAGCAACGTTTAAAAGCTcacaagaaaacagcttttcaccTACTTGTCCCATATTTGCCCATCTTGATTTGCTACGAAGCCTGTATGTCTTAAGGCCAGACAGCTTCTGCATGAACCCGTTGTCTAGCATTCCCCGTAACATAAGCCACAAAATTTAAACTATTAATTCCTGCAACTTGCCCATTAATCTGTGGTTGAACCCCTTGGCTGTCTTGTGGTATACAAGATTTTAAATCCTTCACTACAAAAGGTTTGCCTCAGTTATCTTTTTGTCGTTAACTGAGTATAAACACAGTAACTTGCTAAACTGGGAAAGGGGAGACCTTGAGGAGCAAAGGGGAAAGTAATACTGTACAATGTAAGGTGCTGGCCTTTAACCTCTAGAGGAGCTGACTTCAAATACTGCTGCGGTAGGACAGTAAGTAGCACTAGCACTTCGTTTGGAAGAAGACACAGCTTTCTTAGATCTCTCGGATTACTGCCCAAACATCTTCCTGATGTTACAGCCTCAAGAAAAGCACTCAACAGTAGCAGAAAGCCATCTCACCTTGGCAGCTAGCAGCATCCAGAGGAAGAGATTCAACAGATTCTTCCACAGTGGTCTCCTCTAACTGGTCTCTCTCTAAAGGCTCATCTACAGGCACCTCCTCTGGCTCATCTACTGCCAGCTCAAGATCTAGGAGGAAAAGAGTGGCAGGAGAAGGGTTAGCATTACACTTCTGCTCCGAGTTGCTTCACGTTTTCTTGCACTCCGTTctcctgcagagagcagaagcaGGCTTAGAAGTTGCTCTGCATCTCCAAATCCCTTACCATCATCCTGAGAGTCATCTTCAGCCCTCCCTTTACTGCCACTGTCAATGCCAGAGCTACCGTAGCTGATGGTTGAGCTGCaggatttctctttcctgtgcACTCGGTCGATGCCGAAGGGCTCATCCACCGACATTTCCACTGACACTCGGTGCCTCGAGTCAGCCTCAATGCCCGAGGTGTGAGAGCTGCCGTGGCTCCCCGTGGACTGGCGCGAGAGGCGGTTATCCCTCCGGCTGCCCACGCTGCTCCCGCTGCCGCGCGAGTTCTTGTCGCACGGGTCCAGGTCCATGTCCAGAGTGTCGCTGATATAGGACTCCCGGTAGCGCTTCTTCTCTGAGGAAGAATGAGGAGAGAAAGCGGGGGAAACTTTAAGCAAGACGGAAGGAAGGGTAACAAAACTGGTAAGTTCTGGGACTGGCACAACCTGAGGGTGAAGAAACAATGGCTGCAGCTACTGAACGAATAAATGAAGAGACAGTTTTGTGTTCTGCTTATTCAACAGACATTGGGGTCCCCGGCTGGTTGTAACAGAACTACCGTCATCCTTACAGTAAAACCAGTATCTGCTGAATTAGGACAAGCGGCTAGAGGCGGTTATGATACAGAAAATACTGTCttccagaaggaaggaaatgcaaaaaagcAGGAATTCCTTACCTAACCTAAGTGTTCagtctttaaaacagaatacaTCATTTTTCTCTCAAGAGAGTCACCAATGTGTGGAGACAGCTAAGAACGGGATCTCCATGGCTGGCATTTATTAAGGATTTCTCCCATGGCTTTTCTGTTACCCGAAAAGAAGCACGCTGAAGGTGGACAAGAAATGCACAAGAAGCTAGGAGATACAAAACGATTTAGAAGAAATCTGTCCCACCCTGAAGTGGAAGCTAAAAGGCAGGGGGGATGCACCAGGGCACTTCAAACACTTGTGTCTGGGCACCTGAATCACGTCCCCAGGTATCACCACAATGTTGTAAGATGTTTATTTAAGCGCTGAATTGCAGGCAATAAAATGTTAGCAGAGCTTTCCTGACAGTGTCTGGCAAGGAACAGGATTTCAAAATGCCAACAAGGACAGGGCAGCAGCTCTAAGGAAGCGCAAGTCCAAGGAAGCCTTGCTGTCTGCCACGCCTCAGCCTTCTGAGAAGACGGAAATCTGTTCTTTGAAGGACAAGGCCAGGAGAAGCGAGTGCTCACATGAGCTAGCCTCTAAGAAGGCCACTaccaaacaggaaaaacaaatagcagCTAATCAGGTGGCAGGATATACACCAAGAGAAGTGGTAGATCTCAATTTGACTCCAGATATTTTTTGGcaacatttttaatactgaacCTGTTTAGTTGCAATTATCACAAGTACTGCCATGTTGCTATCTGACCAAATAGTAAACTACAAAGGGTCACCAAAAAGGGACTTTGAAGAATGCAAAAGCTTTGTGAAAGCAATCTGAGCCTTTTGCCCACATGCACTTGGTTAGTGAGCCTTTGTAAAGGTTGCTGGCACATGGCACTAGTTGTTCCCAGACAGCTCAAGGCCACTTCTATAACCCCactgaaggaaaagacagaaataaccAAGGTGGATGAAACCAATGGCCACCTTGCCTCGTACACTGATTCCACGCAACCATGGGCCACCACTTCAGAGATGGATGTAAACTCCTTGGAGTTGACAAGATGGACATGGAGTGGATCCCACCATCAGAAAGGACAAATTCTAGGAGTTTTGATCTGCTCTCagacaggagctgcaggtgccaGAAACAAACCCTTAACTGTTGGATGCTACAGACTAAATTGCATACACCATACAGTAAAGAGGCACTAAAGACTTAAGACAGAGGCTCATAATTTTGACTGCTGCTTGAACACAAGAAAATACTATCCCAATGGGAAGCTTTCTATTCAAAACTACTTCCTTTCAGAAGTGTGTGTCAAACGTGCACAACTTGAGAGCACAGACAGCAAGGACCTCCTCTTAAAGGGAGAGGCTTTCCCAGTACTGATGATATCTGATATACAATATTTTCTGATCACAGTCTAGGCAAGGCAGAAACCATAAACACTTTCCAGTAATGAACTTGAAACAAATCTAACACTTCTATTTCATCACCGTCTACCCAATAAGGCAGAAACACCATTAGTTAGTTAGAGAGCAGCCACTGTGAAGCAACAGCAGAGCCTAACATACTGTGTGTACTTTTCCCCTTACCAAAGCCACCTGCTCTTCTGCCACATACCTTCAGCCTCCTCCAGTTTTTGGATCTGCTTCAACACTGGCTGGATATTCAGAAAGAGCCGGTGGCTGttgctgaggagctgcagcaagTGCCGTGACCTGAAGGGGCAACCTGTGTAGTAAACTAGTTTCCGTGCAGAGGGCAAACCGTCTGGCTGGATCTCaaattttttcccctgcataaAGAGGAGAGATGCCAGTGAGCGAGCAAGAACATGTTTTTGGCCACGTGGCTAACTGAGGTAGCCGCGGTCTTGTGCGTATGAGTTACAGGACTTGACATGGCAATTTGGGCAGGCCGACAGCTCGCCAGGTCCCAGGTGGGCAGCTCGCTGCCAGATGGCATCCGTTCTGTCACACTCACCAGAAACGCCAGCTTCCCGATGTGCGACCAGGGAAAGTCGTAGAGGAGCTGACGAACATGGTTCACCTCCTGCAACACATCAAACTCGGGGTGACACAGGAACTGGCAGGTACAGGGTGGAGTCAGCGATGTGCAAAGAATTTGCAAACAACCAAGAATGCAAGATATGCGGAGCCTGCTGCTcacaggggaggcagaggagtgCTGGTGGGGGGAGGACAGGCAGAGTTAATGCTACACCAGAAGGCTTCATGGCAGTCTGTTACCTGATAGATGTGCATTCCTCTAAGGGTCAGGCCCAGGATAACTGTTGGGCGATCCTCCTTCTTATCCTAAAAGGACAGAAGAGCCTGGAGTCAAAGGTTAATCTACAAAGACCATACTCTTGTTCTGGCACCTACTGCAAGAGAGGTAGCAGGACTGCTCATCAGACAGATGCCATCAgctcatttgctttttattgtttctaaCAAGCATCTTGTCTTGTTGATCCCTGAAAAATTCTGAGATCAGAAACACCTACAAATCCCCTTGTGCTGGAAGTCTCCAGCTTTTCACCAGCAGCACATACCCCAAACAGCCCCAGAGAGGGAATCCTGCAGCTTAAGTGATTTGAGGGCACAGACCATTACTGTTCTCAGAGGCAATTTGTAACAGACTCTTACTACCACACGCCATCTCTGCTGTTTGCACAAACATTCACGTCTCTCACTCT
The Cygnus olor isolate bCygOlo1 chromosome 3, bCygOlo1.pri.v2, whole genome shotgun sequence genome window above contains:
- the FRMD1 gene encoding FERM domain-containing protein 1 isoform X1 — translated: MSRALLAGRMQPEGRSVCVFLPDREQLSLTVGVKATGQELFQQVCDLVKIKEPHFFGLSIVKNNEYVFIDLEQKLSKYFSKEWKKETNKGTEKFSPPFVAFFRVQYYVENGRVISDKVARQLYYCHLKEQVLMSRCNHKEEIYFLLAAYSLQADLGNYREEVHTGKYFEPQAYFPQWIIAKRGSDYILKHAPEMHREQQGLSAKEAVLKFIKESCLLEDVPVHFYRLQKDKKEDRPTVILGLTLRGMHIYQEVNHVRQLLYDFPWSHIGKLAFLGKKFEIQPDGLPSARKLVYYTGCPFRSRHLLQLLSNSHRLFLNIQPVLKQIQKLEEAEEKKRYRESYISDTLDMDLDPCDKNSRGSGSSVGSRRDNRLSRQSTGSHGSSHTSGIEADSRHRVSVEMSVDEPFGIDRVHRKEKSCSSTISYGSSGIDSGSKGRAEDDSQDDDLELAVDEPEEVPVDEPLERDQLEETTVEESVESLPLDAASCQAVNQESLSVVQVTLIKMRGQSVESLHQVKSPKGRSCTDQHSQSLDDIRLYQHRHPPLSATLSSDTSHSYTFGCSLEDKLSIYGCVYSTADCKTKSALYGKRSMNCLSLDLLGEDQLPEEFVV
- the FRMD1 gene encoding FERM domain-containing protein 1 isoform X2, translated to MSSGAWDEGSLTAIRGGEEPPRAARHEQGAAGRQDAARGPQRLRLPARPGAAQPDRGDNEYVFIDLEQKLSKYFSKEWKKETNKGTEKFSPPFVAFFRVQYYVENGRVISDKVARQLYYCHLKEQVLMSRCNHKEEIYFLLAAYSLQADLGNYREEVHTGKYFEPQAYFPQWIIAKRGSDYILKHAPEMHREQQGLSAKEAVLKFIKESCLLEDVPVHFYRLQKDKKEDRPTVILGLTLRGMHIYQEVNHVRQLLYDFPWSHIGKLAFLGKKFEIQPDGLPSARKLVYYTGCPFRSRHLLQLLSNSHRLFLNIQPVLKQIQKLEEAEEKKRYRESYISDTLDMDLDPCDKNSRGSGSSVGSRRDNRLSRQSTGSHGSSHTSGIEADSRHRVSVEMSVDEPFGIDRVHRKEKSCSSTISYGSSGIDSGSKGRAEDDSQDDDLELAVDEPEEVPVDEPLERDQLEETTVEESVESLPLDAASCQAVNQESLSVVQVTLIKMRGQSVESLHQVKSPKGRSCTDQHSQSLDDIRLYQHRHPPLSATLSSDTSHSYTFGCSLEDKLSIYGCVYSTADCKTKSALYGKRSMNCLSLDLLGEDQLPEEFVV